One stretch of Periplaneta americana isolate PAMFEO1 chromosome 1, P.americana_PAMFEO1_priV1, whole genome shotgun sequence DNA includes these proteins:
- the REG gene encoding proteasome activator complex subunit 3 isoform X2: protein MADGATKKEHELFNTRKLKKRLWVFGSYVHIQGDKTIAYTSREQVQEYKDSLKSKAEDLILKGFPKKIVELNELLETEQFGRSDLTEVHQPLNIPVPDPVIVNSHVVDQPASKKWKYDNCVDSESEVPGTKVMALPSGTVACNKHLCELVHVVKPHIRQLVEDANLLKMWISFMIPKIEDGNNFGVSIQEDTLGEIQSVESEAAAFFDQISRYFVSRGKIVSKVAKYPHIEDYRRAVQELDEKEYVSLWLVMCEVRNRYCTLHDIVVKNLEKIKKPRSSNADSLY from the exons GAACATGAGTTGTTCAACACTAGAAAACTGAAGAAAAGACTCTGGGTGTTCGGTTCGTATGTTCACATACAAGGAGACAAGACTATTGCCTACACCTCTCGAGAACAG GTTCAGGAGTACAAGGATTCGTTGAAATCAAAG GCAGAAGATTTAATTCTGAAAGGCTTtccgaaaaaaatcgttgaactAAACGAACTACTTGAGACAGAGCAATTTGGAAGAAGTGATCTGACAGAAGTTCATCAGCCTTTGAACATCCCTGTTCCAGATCCAGTCATTGTAAACAG TCATGTGGTGGATCAGCCAGCCAGCAAGAAGTGGAAGTATGACAACTGTGTGGACAGTGAGAGTGAGGTGCCTGGTACTAAGGTGATGGCTCTTCCTTCAGGCACCGTAGCCTGTAACAAACACCTTTGTGAGTTGGTTCACGTTGTGAAGCCCCACATCCGACAGCTTGTTGAAGACGCAAATCTG CTGAAAATGTGGATTTCTTTTATGATTCCAAAAATTGAAGATGGTAATAACTTTGGAGTGTCAATTCAAGAAGATACTCTGGGGGAAATTCAGTCTGTTGAATCTGAGGCTGCAGCTTTCTTTGATCAGATCTCACGGTACTTTGTGTCAAGAGGAAAGATTGTTTCCAAG GTTGCCAAGTACCCCCACATTGAGGACTATCGGAGAGCCGTGCAAGAGCTCGATGAGAAGGAGTACGTGAGCTTGTGGCTTGTCATGTGCGAGGTGCGAAATCGCTACTGCACTCTCCATGATATCGTGGTCAAGAACCTAGAGAAGATCAAGAAGCCTCGCTCATCCAACGCTGATTCACTCTACTAG
- the REG gene encoding proteasome activator complex subunit 3 isoform X1 encodes MADGATKKEHELFNTRKLKKRLWVFGSYVHIQGDKTIAYTSREQYCLLQVQEYKDSLKSKAEDLILKGFPKKIVELNELLETEQFGRSDLTEVHQPLNIPVPDPVIVNSHVVDQPASKKWKYDNCVDSESEVPGTKVMALPSGTVACNKHLCELVHVVKPHIRQLVEDANLLKMWISFMIPKIEDGNNFGVSIQEDTLGEIQSVESEAAAFFDQISRYFVSRGKIVSKVAKYPHIEDYRRAVQELDEKEYVSLWLVMCEVRNRYCTLHDIVVKNLEKIKKPRSSNADSLY; translated from the exons GAACATGAGTTGTTCAACACTAGAAAACTGAAGAAAAGACTCTGGGTGTTCGGTTCGTATGTTCACATACAAGGAGACAAGACTATTGCCTACACCTCTCGAGAACAG TATTGTTTGTTGCAGGTTCAGGAGTACAAGGATTCGTTGAAATCAAAG GCAGAAGATTTAATTCTGAAAGGCTTtccgaaaaaaatcgttgaactAAACGAACTACTTGAGACAGAGCAATTTGGAAGAAGTGATCTGACAGAAGTTCATCAGCCTTTGAACATCCCTGTTCCAGATCCAGTCATTGTAAACAG TCATGTGGTGGATCAGCCAGCCAGCAAGAAGTGGAAGTATGACAACTGTGTGGACAGTGAGAGTGAGGTGCCTGGTACTAAGGTGATGGCTCTTCCTTCAGGCACCGTAGCCTGTAACAAACACCTTTGTGAGTTGGTTCACGTTGTGAAGCCCCACATCCGACAGCTTGTTGAAGACGCAAATCTG CTGAAAATGTGGATTTCTTTTATGATTCCAAAAATTGAAGATGGTAATAACTTTGGAGTGTCAATTCAAGAAGATACTCTGGGGGAAATTCAGTCTGTTGAATCTGAGGCTGCAGCTTTCTTTGATCAGATCTCACGGTACTTTGTGTCAAGAGGAAAGATTGTTTCCAAG GTTGCCAAGTACCCCCACATTGAGGACTATCGGAGAGCCGTGCAAGAGCTCGATGAGAAGGAGTACGTGAGCTTGTGGCTTGTCATGTGCGAGGTGCGAAATCGCTACTGCACTCTCCATGATATCGTGGTCAAGAACCTAGAGAAGATCAAGAAGCCTCGCTCATCCAACGCTGATTCACTCTACTAG
- the REG gene encoding proteasome activator complex subunit 3 isoform X5, protein MADGATKKAEDLILKGFPKKIVELNELLETEQFGRSDLTEVHQPLNIPVPDPVIVNSHVVDQPASKKWKYDNCVDSESEVPGTKVMALPSGTVACNKHLCELVHVVKPHIRQLVEDANLLKMWISFMIPKIEDGNNFGVSIQEDTLGEIQSVESEAAAFFDQISRYFVSRGKIVSKVAKYPHIEDYRRAVQELDEKEYVSLWLVMCEVRNRYCTLHDIVVKNLEKIKKPRSSNADSLY, encoded by the exons GCAGAAGATTTAATTCTGAAAGGCTTtccgaaaaaaatcgttgaactAAACGAACTACTTGAGACAGAGCAATTTGGAAGAAGTGATCTGACAGAAGTTCATCAGCCTTTGAACATCCCTGTTCCAGATCCAGTCATTGTAAACAG TCATGTGGTGGATCAGCCAGCCAGCAAGAAGTGGAAGTATGACAACTGTGTGGACAGTGAGAGTGAGGTGCCTGGTACTAAGGTGATGGCTCTTCCTTCAGGCACCGTAGCCTGTAACAAACACCTTTGTGAGTTGGTTCACGTTGTGAAGCCCCACATCCGACAGCTTGTTGAAGACGCAAATCTG CTGAAAATGTGGATTTCTTTTATGATTCCAAAAATTGAAGATGGTAATAACTTTGGAGTGTCAATTCAAGAAGATACTCTGGGGGAAATTCAGTCTGTTGAATCTGAGGCTGCAGCTTTCTTTGATCAGATCTCACGGTACTTTGTGTCAAGAGGAAAGATTGTTTCCAAG GTTGCCAAGTACCCCCACATTGAGGACTATCGGAGAGCCGTGCAAGAGCTCGATGAGAAGGAGTACGTGAGCTTGTGGCTTGTCATGTGCGAGGTGCGAAATCGCTACTGCACTCTCCATGATATCGTGGTCAAGAACCTAGAGAAGATCAAGAAGCCTCGCTCATCCAACGCTGATTCACTCTACTAG
- the REG gene encoding proteasome activator complex subunit 3 isoform X4 → MADGATKKVQEYKDSLKSKAEDLILKGFPKKIVELNELLETEQFGRSDLTEVHQPLNIPVPDPVIVNSHVVDQPASKKWKYDNCVDSESEVPGTKVMALPSGTVACNKHLCELVHVVKPHIRQLVEDANLLKMWISFMIPKIEDGNNFGVSIQEDTLGEIQSVESEAAAFFDQISRYFVSRGKIVSKVAKYPHIEDYRRAVQELDEKEYVSLWLVMCEVRNRYCTLHDIVVKNLEKIKKPRSSNADSLY, encoded by the exons GTTCAGGAGTACAAGGATTCGTTGAAATCAAAG GCAGAAGATTTAATTCTGAAAGGCTTtccgaaaaaaatcgttgaactAAACGAACTACTTGAGACAGAGCAATTTGGAAGAAGTGATCTGACAGAAGTTCATCAGCCTTTGAACATCCCTGTTCCAGATCCAGTCATTGTAAACAG TCATGTGGTGGATCAGCCAGCCAGCAAGAAGTGGAAGTATGACAACTGTGTGGACAGTGAGAGTGAGGTGCCTGGTACTAAGGTGATGGCTCTTCCTTCAGGCACCGTAGCCTGTAACAAACACCTTTGTGAGTTGGTTCACGTTGTGAAGCCCCACATCCGACAGCTTGTTGAAGACGCAAATCTG CTGAAAATGTGGATTTCTTTTATGATTCCAAAAATTGAAGATGGTAATAACTTTGGAGTGTCAATTCAAGAAGATACTCTGGGGGAAATTCAGTCTGTTGAATCTGAGGCTGCAGCTTTCTTTGATCAGATCTCACGGTACTTTGTGTCAAGAGGAAAGATTGTTTCCAAG GTTGCCAAGTACCCCCACATTGAGGACTATCGGAGAGCCGTGCAAGAGCTCGATGAGAAGGAGTACGTGAGCTTGTGGCTTGTCATGTGCGAGGTGCGAAATCGCTACTGCACTCTCCATGATATCGTGGTCAAGAACCTAGAGAAGATCAAGAAGCCTCGCTCATCCAACGCTGATTCACTCTACTAG
- the REG gene encoding proteasome activator complex subunit 3 isoform X3, with protein sequence MADGATKKYCLLQVQEYKDSLKSKAEDLILKGFPKKIVELNELLETEQFGRSDLTEVHQPLNIPVPDPVIVNSHVVDQPASKKWKYDNCVDSESEVPGTKVMALPSGTVACNKHLCELVHVVKPHIRQLVEDANLLKMWISFMIPKIEDGNNFGVSIQEDTLGEIQSVESEAAAFFDQISRYFVSRGKIVSKVAKYPHIEDYRRAVQELDEKEYVSLWLVMCEVRNRYCTLHDIVVKNLEKIKKPRSSNADSLY encoded by the exons TATTGTTTGTTGCAGGTTCAGGAGTACAAGGATTCGTTGAAATCAAAG GCAGAAGATTTAATTCTGAAAGGCTTtccgaaaaaaatcgttgaactAAACGAACTACTTGAGACAGAGCAATTTGGAAGAAGTGATCTGACAGAAGTTCATCAGCCTTTGAACATCCCTGTTCCAGATCCAGTCATTGTAAACAG TCATGTGGTGGATCAGCCAGCCAGCAAGAAGTGGAAGTATGACAACTGTGTGGACAGTGAGAGTGAGGTGCCTGGTACTAAGGTGATGGCTCTTCCTTCAGGCACCGTAGCCTGTAACAAACACCTTTGTGAGTTGGTTCACGTTGTGAAGCCCCACATCCGACAGCTTGTTGAAGACGCAAATCTG CTGAAAATGTGGATTTCTTTTATGATTCCAAAAATTGAAGATGGTAATAACTTTGGAGTGTCAATTCAAGAAGATACTCTGGGGGAAATTCAGTCTGTTGAATCTGAGGCTGCAGCTTTCTTTGATCAGATCTCACGGTACTTTGTGTCAAGAGGAAAGATTGTTTCCAAG GTTGCCAAGTACCCCCACATTGAGGACTATCGGAGAGCCGTGCAAGAGCTCGATGAGAAGGAGTACGTGAGCTTGTGGCTTGTCATGTGCGAGGTGCGAAATCGCTACTGCACTCTCCATGATATCGTGGTCAAGAACCTAGAGAAGATCAAGAAGCCTCGCTCATCCAACGCTGATTCACTCTACTAG